One genomic window of Diospyros lotus cultivar Yz01 chromosome 8, ASM1463336v1, whole genome shotgun sequence includes the following:
- the LOC127807266 gene encoding heat stress transcription factor B-4-like translates to MALILDNCSEGILLSLDSQKSVPAPFLTKTYQLVDDPTTDHIVSWGEDDSTFVVWRPPEFARDLLPNYFKHNNFSSFVRQLNTYGFRKIVPDRWEFANEFFKKGQKHLLCEIHRRKTSQQQVVAGSHPYSQMGGPSLFPYPGRVSVSPPDSDEQVNWCDSPPLSSPTARSGVSVASGGAYSSSVTALSEDNERLRRSNNILMSELAHMRKLYNDIIYFVQNHVKPVTPSNAFPSSMLICNSSSSSSPSPSPLVQQKPLNQLIGYHQPKPKQAPLLEEPESNITKLFGVPLLQSKKRLHPEYSSLVETNKARLVLEKDDLWLNLMPPSTC, encoded by the exons ATGGCGCTAATTCTGGACAACTGTAGTGAAGGCATATTACTGTCTCTGGACTCTCAGAAATCTGTCCCAGCCCCATTCCTCACCAAAACCTACCAGCTGGTCGACGACCCCACCACCGACCACATCGTCTCCTGGGGAGAAGACGACTCCACCTTCGTAGTCTGGCGCCCGCCCGAGTTCGCTCGCGATCTCCTCCCCAATTACTTCAAGCACAACAACTTCTCCAGCTTCGTTCGCCAGCTCAACACCTAT GGATTCAGGAAGATCGTGCCGGACCGATGGGAATTTGCGAACGAGTTCTTCAAGAAGGGGCAGAAGCATCTGCTCTGCGAGATCCACCGGAGAAAGACGTCTCAGCAGCAGGTGGTGGCCGGGAGCCACCCTTACTCTCAGATGGGTGGCCCCAGCTTGTTCCCTTATCCCGGCCGAGTCAGCGTCTCGCCGCCGGACTCGGACGAGCAGGTGAATTGGTGCGACTCGCCACCGCTCTCCTCGCCCACGGCCAGGAGCGGCGTCTCAGTAGCCAGCGGCGGCGCTTATAGCAGCTCCGTGACGGCGCTGTCGGAGGACAACGAGAGGCTGCGGCGGAGCAATAACATCCTGATGTCGGAGCTCGCCCACATGAGAAAGCTGTACAACGATATTATATACTTTGTTCAGAACCACGTGAAGCCTGTTACGCCGAGCAACGCGTTCCCTTCTTCCATGCTCATCTGcaactcatcatcatcatcatctccatctccgTCTCCATTGGTGCAACAGAAGCCTTTAAATCAGCTCATTGGTTATCATCAACCCAAGCCTAAACAGGCTCCTCTGCTTGAAGAACCAGAGAGCAACATAACGAAGCTTTTTGGCGTGCCTTTATTACAATCGAAGAAGAGATTGCACCCGGAATATTCCTCTTTGGTGGAGACCAACAAAGCTCGACTAGTTTTAGAAAAGGATGATCTATGGCTGAATCTCATGCCTCCCTCCACATGCTAA